GACACCGAATTGGCGGGCGGCCACAGCGTTATACGGGTTAGTCGCGTAGAACAGCGGATGGCAGATACCAAGAAAAGTCGAGACAAGCAGGCCGACGACGAGGAACGACGCCAGCGAGAGCGGGAGCTGGAAGAGGCGCGCAGCCGTGCCGACGAAGCCGAACCGGCCGACGAAGCCGGTGAGAGGCTCGACGACCTGGACGACGCGCTCGAAAACCACGAGTATCCAACGACGACGGACGACCTGAGAGACGCGTTCGGCGACCGCGAGGTCGAAACGGAGGAGGGGTGGCGTTCCGTCGACGAACTACTCATCCCGGTCGACGACGAGACGTACACGTCAGCCGACGACGTCCGGAGTCGGATACAGGGACTGGTGGACCGCTAAAGAGGAACGGTCTCCGTT
This genomic stretch from Haloprofundus salilacus harbors:
- a CDS encoding DUF5789 family protein, translated to MADTKKSRDKQADDEERRQRERELEEARSRADEAEPADEAGERLDDLDDALENHEYPTTTDDLRDAFGDREVETEEGWRSVDELLIPVDDETYTSADDVRSRIQGLVDR